In Pongo abelii isolate AG06213 chromosome 15, NHGRI_mPonAbe1-v2.0_pri, whole genome shotgun sequence, a single window of DNA contains:
- the LOC100937558 gene encoding uncharacterized protein LOC100937558 produces MKTSPALTLQLWERSPSPGIPKSFRLVISTEHRPPTTELGLSWVFLVDILKGVQCEVQLVESGGGLVKPGESLRLSCAASGFTFSNYWLSWVRQAPGKGLEWVGRIKNKADGGTAEYAASVKGRFTISRDDSKNTLYLQMNSLKTEDTAVYFCTRDTVRGGQCEPRHKPPCRGARGHQGAHGTGQDRSQEQISLDHLKGPSAPLSPEGFWEWLRDKQKQVPRTQSEQTLLLDMDRAQDTRLRGPEHPVAERPLSCRGRQRPSEPMGGPEAAHRSGDGASCQSQGLLLPARLN; encoded by the exons ATGAAAACCAGCCCAGCCCTGACTCTGCAGCTCTGGGAGAGAAGCCCCAGCCCTGGGATTCCCAAGAGTTTCCGCCTGGTGATCAGTACTGAACACAGACCACCAACCACGGAGTTGGGGCTGAGCTGGGTTTTccttgttgatattttaaaag GTGTCCAGTGTGAGGTGCAGCTGGTGGAGTCTGGGGGAGGCTTGGTAAAGCCTGGGGAGTCCCTGAGACTCTCCTGTGCAGCCTCTGGATTCACTTTCAGTAACTACTGGTTGAGCTGGGTCCGCCAGGCtccagggaaggggctggagtGGGTTGGCCGTATTAAAAACAAAGCTGATGGTGGAACAGCGGAATACGCCGCGTCTGTGAAAGGCAGATTCACTATCTCAAGAGATGATTCAAAGAACACGCTGTATCTGCAAATGAACAGCCTGAAAACCGAGGACACGGCCGTGTATTTCTGCACCAGAGACACAGTGAGGGGAGGTCAGTGTGAGCCCAGACACAAACCTCCCTGCAGGGGCGCGCGGGGCCACCAGGGGGCGCAcgggacaggacaggacaggtcCCAGGAGCAG ATCTCATTGGATCATCTCAAGGGCCCATCCGCACCCCTGTCTCCTGAAGGCTTCTGGGAGTGGCTGCGGGACAAGCAGAAGCAGGTGCCCCGT ACCCAGAGTGAGCAGACCTTGCTCCTGGACATGGACAGAGCCCAGGACACTCGGCTACGTGGACCTGAGCACCCGGTGGCGGAGCGGCCTCTGTCCTGCAGGGGGCGCCAAAGGCCCTCTGAGCCCATGGGCGGCCCCGAGGCCGCGCACCGGAGCGGGGACGGGGCTTCCTGTCAGAGCCAGGGGCTTCTTCTCCCTGCCCGGTTAAACTGA